A window from Hymenobacter volaticus encodes these proteins:
- the cysD gene encoding sulfate adenylyltransferase subunit CysD: MSAHSFDYLDRLEAEAIHILREVAGQFERPALLFSGGKDSIVLTRLAEKAFRPGRFPFPLVHVDTGHNFPEVLAYRDQLAAELGEKLIVRSVEDTIKRQRLREPGGKFPSRNPLQTYTLLEVIEEFEFDACIGGARRDEEKARAKERIFSVRDEFGQWDPKRQRPELWNVYNGRIQKGENVRVFPISNWTELDVWRYIQRENISLPDIYFGHERTCVVLPSGQLLGLSEHLQLDEEDEIVTRQVRFRTVGDSTCTAAVESDASTVEDIIQDLLLAKVSERGATRLDDNISEAGMEDRKRNGYF, from the coding sequence ATGAGTGCGCATTCCTTCGATTACCTCGACCGGCTGGAAGCCGAAGCCATCCACATCCTGCGGGAAGTAGCCGGCCAATTTGAGCGGCCGGCGCTCCTTTTCTCGGGCGGTAAAGACTCTATCGTTCTCACGCGGCTTGCCGAAAAAGCGTTCCGCCCGGGTCGCTTCCCTTTCCCGCTGGTGCACGTGGATACCGGCCACAACTTCCCGGAGGTGCTCGCCTACCGCGACCAACTGGCCGCCGAACTAGGCGAAAAGCTGATTGTGCGCAGCGTGGAAGACACCATCAAGCGGCAGCGCCTGCGCGAGCCGGGTGGCAAGTTTCCGAGCCGCAACCCGCTCCAGACTTACACGCTGCTGGAGGTAATCGAGGAATTCGAGTTTGACGCCTGCATCGGCGGGGCCCGGCGCGACGAAGAGAAAGCCCGCGCCAAAGAGCGCATCTTCTCGGTGCGCGACGAGTTCGGGCAGTGGGACCCCAAGCGCCAGCGCCCCGAGCTGTGGAACGTGTACAACGGCCGTATCCAGAAAGGCGAAAACGTGCGAGTTTTCCCGATTTCCAACTGGACCGAGCTCGACGTGTGGCGCTACATCCAGCGCGAAAACATCAGCCTCCCCGACATCTACTTCGGCCACGAGCGGACTTGCGTGGTGCTACCAAGCGGCCAACTGTTGGGTCTTTCCGAGCACTTGCAGCTCGACGAGGAAGACGAAATCGTGACCCGGCAAGTGCGCTTCCGCACCGTAGGCGACTCCACTTGCACGGCCGCCGTGGAAAGCGACGCTAGCACTGTGGAAGACATCATTCAGGACTTGTTGCTGGCTAAAGTAAGCGAGCGGGGCGCCACTCGCCTCGACGACAATATCTCGGAAGCCGGCATGGAAGACCGCAAACGCAATGGCTATTTCTAA
- a CDS encoding phosphoadenylyl-sulfate reductase: protein MPTASAALAVPVLDDLRLQLPSISALERLQLVAKHFPEKAVFSTSFGLEDQIISHLIFDNELPIKVFTLDTGRNFQETYSTWNKTLLKYQQPIEVFHPRQESVEELMRTKGPNSFYESVDNRKECCYIRKVEPLNRALAGQAAWVTGIRAEQSQNRQTMDPVEWDAAHNLTKIHPLFDWTWEQAIDFAQANGIPVNPLHKQGFVSIGCAPCTRAIKPGEDFRAGRWWWEDLSAKECGLHSTTAHHDGPDPVVEPVEKQH from the coding sequence ATGCCCACAGCATCTGCCGCGTTGGCCGTTCCCGTGCTGGACGACCTGCGCCTTCAGCTACCGTCAATTTCTGCCTTAGAGCGGCTACAGCTCGTAGCCAAGCACTTCCCCGAGAAGGCGGTTTTCTCCACTTCCTTCGGTTTGGAAGACCAGATTATCAGCCATCTGATTTTCGACAACGAGTTACCCATCAAGGTTTTCACCTTGGATACGGGGCGCAACTTCCAGGAAACCTATTCCACCTGGAACAAGACGCTGCTCAAGTATCAGCAGCCGATTGAGGTGTTTCACCCGCGCCAAGAAAGCGTGGAAGAATTGATGCGTACCAAGGGTCCCAACAGCTTTTACGAAAGCGTCGACAACCGCAAGGAATGCTGTTACATCCGCAAGGTGGAGCCCTTGAATCGGGCCTTGGCAGGCCAGGCGGCGTGGGTGACGGGTATCCGGGCCGAACAGTCGCAGAACCGGCAAACCATGGACCCCGTGGAATGGGATGCCGCCCACAACCTCACCAAGATTCATCCGCTCTTCGACTGGACGTGGGAGCAAGCCATTGACTTCGCCCAAGCCAACGGCATTCCGGTGAACCCGCTGCACAAGCAAGGCTTCGTGAGCATTGGGTGTGCGCCTTGCACCCGCGCCATTAAGCCCGGCGAAGATTTTCGGGCCGGCCGCTGGTGGTGGGAAGACCTTTCCGCCAAAGAATGCGGCTTACACTCCACTACCGCTCACCATGACGGGCCCGACCCGGTGGTAGAGCCGGTTGAAAAGCAGCACTAA
- a CDS encoding oligosaccharide flippase family protein, giving the protein MGIVQRQGLRNTIISYAGLGLGFVNTVLVLPKVLEPKQIGLTSVLMALATMFAQVSAFGFGNMGVRFFPYFRKPESGHQGFLPFLLGVPLLGFILIAVLYLLGRPLVLHWYIDDATLLGRYYTWGLVLTLFVLLINLQDAYLKALYHTAFSSFTQEIVLRLLVTGGALLFAGGYLDFHGYVLWYVGALGGIALLLTVYTASIGELHLQPTAAVLRVRPLREMLGFGAFALLGNVSGVVISSIDSLMVGAKVDLDGAGIYGTAFFISTALVLPFRALYKIAFPLLAEYWKNNDLPRMADFYQRTTRLNTVLGCYLALGIALNLDFIFGQMKPAYAAGASAVLILLAGRLFDGITGLNGLIVVTSPRYRYDLIFNASLALATVLMNLLLIPRMGLTGAAVAAAVSLVTINIARTWFVWHSFGLQPFDKRVPVILLLAAVAGVVAWLVPFTHSLLVTMLLRSVVLTALYGGLLLATNAEPQVREIVKSLLRRGRSNA; this is encoded by the coding sequence TTGGGCATAGTTCAGCGGCAAGGGCTGCGCAATACCATTATTTCTTATGCGGGCTTGGGCCTAGGCTTCGTAAACACAGTGTTGGTGCTGCCGAAGGTGCTAGAGCCGAAACAGATAGGCTTGACCAGCGTGCTAATGGCGCTGGCTACCATGTTTGCGCAGGTGTCGGCGTTTGGATTTGGCAACATGGGCGTGCGATTTTTCCCCTATTTCCGCAAGCCAGAGAGTGGGCACCAGGGGTTCCTACCGTTTCTATTAGGAGTACCGCTACTAGGCTTTATCCTAATTGCTGTATTGTACCTACTTGGCCGGCCCCTGGTTCTGCACTGGTACATTGACGATGCAACGCTGCTGGGCCGGTACTACACTTGGGGGTTGGTTTTGACTTTGTTTGTCTTGCTCATCAACCTCCAGGATGCCTACCTCAAAGCCCTGTATCATACGGCTTTCTCTTCCTTCACGCAGGAAATCGTCTTGCGGTTACTTGTTACGGGCGGGGCACTCCTGTTTGCTGGCGGCTACCTCGATTTTCACGGCTATGTGCTGTGGTACGTGGGCGCACTTGGGGGCATTGCTTTGCTGCTGACAGTGTACACGGCTTCCATTGGCGAATTGCATTTGCAACCTACCGCAGCGGTGCTGCGGGTGCGGCCGTTGCGCGAGATGCTTGGCTTCGGGGCGTTTGCGCTGCTCGGCAACGTGTCGGGCGTTGTTATTTCCAGCATCGACTCGTTGATGGTAGGTGCTAAAGTAGATTTGGATGGCGCCGGTATCTACGGCACGGCGTTTTTCATTAGCACGGCCTTGGTGCTACCGTTTCGTGCCCTCTACAAAATTGCCTTTCCACTGCTGGCCGAATACTGGAAAAACAACGACCTGCCGCGCATGGCCGATTTCTACCAGCGCACCACGCGCCTGAACACCGTGCTTGGCTGCTACTTAGCGCTCGGCATTGCGCTGAACCTGGATTTCATATTCGGTCAGATGAAACCTGCCTATGCCGCCGGTGCTTCTGCCGTACTTATCCTACTGGCAGGCCGGCTCTTTGATGGCATTACAGGCCTCAATGGGCTCATCGTTGTTACGTCGCCGCGCTACCGCTACGACTTGATTTTCAACGCGTCATTGGCACTGGCCACGGTGCTTATGAACCTGCTGCTGATTCCGCGTATGGGCCTGACAGGGGCAGCGGTGGCCGCCGCTGTTTCGCTGGTAACCATCAACATAGCCCGCACCTGGTTTGTGTGGCACAGCTTCGGGTTGCAGCCGTTTGACAAACGGGTGCCTGTAATCCTGCTGCTGGCCGCCGTAGCGGGCGTAGTGGCGTGGCTTGTGCCTTTCACGCACTCCTTGCTGGTCACGATGCTGCTACGCTCGGTGGTACTTACCGCGCTATATGGCGGCTTGCTGCTGGCTACGAATGCCGAGCCACAAGTACGAGAAATAGTGAAATCGTTGCTCCGGCGCGGGCGCTCCAACGCTTAA